A part of Streptomyces sp. NBC_01451 genomic DNA contains:
- a CDS encoding HD-GYP domain-containing protein encodes MRPLVHATAGLLAFLSLAHTLWSGLDGRAVALSFGVLVVLGELTRWSGPESREAAPLAAAGALSYALLGEDAGRATHHGALQVVAVVVAATLVGCVPHVARGQGPTADHLARRVLTAGFAATCFQPLYNQGVFEAWGGPAYVLLLVALLVLTALCDAVLAAALAHSRTGWPFGPLLRDELRATLGIGTAVCATGVVMALAVAVVGLWALPVFSLPLLLTQLAFRRYAAVRATYRQTIASLARATEIAGYTPAGHARRVAVLSRAVGRELGLSEAELTVLEYAALMHDIGQLSLVDPVPAGATAVLPVEEQRRIALLGGAVVRQTGVAAAVAVVVERQADPYREQPVSARIVRAVNAYEEKVRDAGAGGPLRALEELRLGTGRDYQPEVVESLGRVLARNGGVVGEHIG; translated from the coding sequence ATGAGGCCCCTCGTTCATGCCACCGCCGGTCTTCTCGCGTTTCTCTCTCTCGCCCATACCCTCTGGTCCGGCCTCGACGGGCGGGCCGTCGCGCTCTCCTTCGGGGTGCTCGTCGTGCTCGGGGAGCTGACCCGGTGGAGCGGGCCCGAGTCGCGGGAGGCGGCGCCGCTCGCCGCCGCCGGGGCGCTGTCGTACGCGCTGCTCGGGGAGGACGCCGGGCGGGCCACGCACCACGGCGCCCTCCAGGTCGTCGCCGTCGTCGTCGCGGCCACCCTCGTCGGGTGCGTACCGCACGTCGCGCGCGGGCAGGGGCCGACCGCCGACCACCTCGCCCGCCGGGTGCTCACCGCCGGGTTCGCCGCCACCTGCTTCCAACCCCTGTACAACCAGGGTGTGTTCGAGGCCTGGGGTGGCCCCGCGTACGTCCTGCTGCTTGTCGCGCTGCTCGTGCTCACCGCGCTCTGCGACGCGGTGCTCGCCGCCGCGCTCGCCCACTCGCGCACCGGCTGGCCCTTCGGTCCGCTGCTGCGGGACGAGTTGCGGGCCACCCTGGGGATCGGGACCGCCGTGTGCGCCACCGGGGTGGTCATGGCGCTCGCCGTCGCCGTCGTCGGACTCTGGGCGCTGCCCGTCTTCTCGCTGCCGCTGCTCCTCACCCAGCTCGCCTTCCGGCGGTACGCGGCCGTGCGGGCCACCTATCGGCAGACGATCGCCTCGCTGGCCCGCGCCACCGAGATCGCCGGGTACACGCCTGCCGGGCACGCCCGTCGCGTCGCGGTGCTCAGCCGGGCGGTGGGGCGGGAGCTGGGGCTGTCCGAGGCGGAGCTGACCGTGCTGGAGTACGCGGCCCTCATGCACGACATCGGGCAGCTCAGCCTCGTCGACCCGGTACCGGCCGGGGCCACCGCCGTACTCCCCGTGGAGGAACAGCGCCGGATCGCGCTGCTCGGCGGGGCCGTCGTACGGCAGACGGGGGTGGCCGCGGCGGTCGCCGTGGTCGTGGAACGGCAGGCCGATCCGTACCGGGAGCAGCCGGTCTCCGCGCGCATCGTGCGGGCCGTCAACGCCTACGAGGAGAAGGTGCGGGACGCCGGAGCGGGCGGTCCGCTGCGGGCGCTCGAAGAGCTGCGGCTCGGCACCGGGCGGGACTATCAGCCCGAGGTGGTGGAATCCCTCGGCAGGGTACTCGCCAGGAATGGCGGAGTCGTGGGGGAGCACATCGGTTGA
- a CDS encoding tetratricopeptide repeat protein: MRIFGKGRHRPSASWRQATDRAFTLIGDGRYEDAGALLTRAADLEPWLSESWFNLALLHKFRHDWEQARAAGLRAVALLDRETGAPDWWNVGIAATALQDWPLARRAWQAYGLRVPGGATAAGEPAGMDLGSAAVRLSPEGEAEVVWGRRLDPARIEVLSIPLPSSGRRWGEVVLHDGVPHGERTTAAGHSYPVFDEIELWAPSPVPTWVVLLEAAAEEDRDALERLASDAGFAAEDWSSSVRLLCRMCSESRMPSDEGDGEHLDPHDHSEPGHPGPLGHRTDGQLWAPERECGIAAPATLVRGLLDGWVADSPETRDWRDLEEVC, translated from the coding sequence GTGAGGATCTTCGGCAAGGGGCGGCACCGGCCCTCCGCCTCATGGCGGCAGGCCACCGACCGCGCGTTCACGCTGATCGGCGACGGGCGGTACGAGGACGCGGGCGCACTGCTGACACGTGCCGCCGATCTTGAACCCTGGCTGTCCGAGTCCTGGTTCAACCTCGCCCTGCTGCACAAGTTCCGGCACGACTGGGAGCAGGCCCGGGCGGCCGGTCTGCGCGCCGTCGCGCTGCTCGACCGGGAGACCGGGGCCCCCGATTGGTGGAACGTGGGCATCGCTGCCACCGCCCTCCAGGACTGGCCGCTGGCCCGGCGGGCCTGGCAGGCGTACGGGCTGCGGGTGCCCGGGGGTGCCACGGCCGCCGGTGAACCCGCCGGGATGGACCTGGGCAGCGCGGCCGTACGGCTGTCGCCGGAGGGCGAGGCCGAGGTCGTGTGGGGGCGGCGGCTGGACCCCGCCCGGATCGAGGTGCTGTCGATTCCGCTGCCGTCCTCCGGGCGGCGCTGGGGCGAGGTCGTGCTGCACGACGGGGTGCCCCACGGGGAGCGGACCACCGCGGCCGGGCACTCCTACCCCGTGTTCGACGAGATCGAGCTGTGGGCGCCCTCGCCCGTGCCCACCTGGGTGGTCCTTCTGGAGGCCGCCGCCGAGGAGGACCGGGACGCGCTGGAGCGGCTGGCGTCCGACGCCGGGTTCGCTGCCGAGGACTGGTCGTCGTCGGTGCGGTTGCTGTGCCGGATGTGTTCGGAGTCCCGGATGCCGTCCGACGAGGGTGACGGGGAGCATCTCGATCCGCACGATCACAGTGAGCCGGGGCACCCCGGGCCGCTGGGGCATCGTACGGACGGGCAGCTGTGGGCGCCGGAGCGGGAGTGTGGGATCGCGGCCCCGGCGACCCTCGTACGGGGGTTGCTGGACGGGTGGGTCGCCGACAGTCCGGAGACTCGGGACTGGCGGGATCTCGAAGAGGTTTGCTAG
- the def gene encoding peptide deformylase, with amino-acid sequence MAQQDTDQQHVGVLPVDDEGFVIDTEDGEEREAAWRERGTSLPITVVGNPVLHKECQDVTEFGPELEQLVADMFASQRTAEGVGLAANQVGVDLKVFIYDCPDDEGARHTGVICNPKLVELPADRRRLDDSNEGCLSVPTAYAPLARPDYAEVTGQDEKGNPIKVRGTGYFARCLQHETDHLYGYLYIDRLSKRERKDALRQMAENEPRYPVVANG; translated from the coding sequence ATGGCGCAGCAGGACACCGATCAGCAGCACGTGGGCGTGCTTCCCGTGGACGACGAGGGCTTCGTCATCGACACCGAGGACGGCGAGGAGCGCGAGGCCGCCTGGCGTGAGCGCGGGACCTCGCTGCCCATCACGGTCGTCGGCAACCCGGTGCTGCACAAGGAGTGCCAGGACGTCACCGAGTTCGGCCCGGAACTGGAGCAGCTGGTGGCGGACATGTTCGCCAGCCAGCGCACCGCCGAGGGCGTCGGTCTGGCCGCCAACCAGGTGGGCGTCGACCTGAAGGTCTTCATCTACGACTGCCCCGACGACGAGGGCGCCCGGCACACCGGTGTCATCTGCAACCCGAAGCTCGTCGAACTGCCCGCCGACCGGCGCCGGCTGGACGACAGCAACGAGGGCTGCCTCTCGGTGCCCACCGCCTACGCGCCGCTGGCCCGGCCCGACTACGCCGAGGTGACCGGGCAGGACGAGAAGGGCAACCCGATCAAGGTCCGCGGCACCGGCTACTTCGCGCGCTGTTTGCAGCACGAGACGGATCACCTGTACGGGTACCTGTACATCGACCGGCTCTCCAAGCGCGAGCGCAAGGACGCGCTGCGGCAGATGGCCGAGAACGAGCCCCGGTACCCCGTGGTCGCGAACGGCTGA